From a single Vibrio chagasii genomic region:
- a CDS encoding DUF2798 domain-containing protein — MSKKQFWVTAILSSLTMATIMSGLISGYKMGFSHDWPPVWLQSFFLAWPCAIVLNLTVLPLIRKLSEWICRPRTLC; from the coding sequence ATGAGCAAAAAACAATTTTGGGTAACCGCGATTTTATCCTCACTCACCATGGCAACCATCATGTCTGGGTTAATTTCTGGCTATAAAATGGGATTCAGCCACGATTGGCCGCCAGTCTGGTTACAAAGCTTCTTTCTTGCTTGGCCGTGTGCCATTGTGCTGAACCTCACAGTACTCCCTTTGATTCGAAAGCTATCTGAGTGGATTTGTCGACCGCGCACGCTTTGCTAA
- a CDS encoding LysR family transcriptional regulator — MNSIFGNIDDLFLFCTVVEEGSLLSASKRLQLPVSTMSRRLTALEERLSIRLLEKKGRELVATKDGEAAFAALSSGMESLHQGFSSLLEERDAIQGKIKLAVPHNFYSGFLRPTVEQYLTQYPNVQLNLILSQQQVVPQTDRDLLITFQISDMDGMIARPLFKAKHGFFASQAYLDSRGPIVKPEDLEHQDWINVDDVFDMPLYKAGHLEQMVTIKPKFIVNDIHAVAAAAQKGLGIASLPFRHVYPVMNLVQVLPEYHRGDRQAYLVYKERKYQPKALTLLIEALIKSVQSFHSDELS, encoded by the coding sequence ATGAATTCCATATTCGGAAACATTGACGATCTATTCCTGTTTTGTACTGTGGTTGAAGAGGGCTCGTTGCTGTCGGCATCGAAGCGGCTTCAACTGCCTGTATCGACTATGTCACGCCGATTAACCGCTTTAGAAGAGCGTTTGAGCATTCGCTTGTTAGAAAAGAAGGGTAGGGAACTGGTAGCGACGAAAGATGGCGAGGCGGCCTTTGCAGCGCTGAGTAGTGGCATGGAGTCTCTTCATCAAGGTTTTAGTAGCCTGCTTGAAGAACGTGATGCCATTCAAGGCAAGATTAAACTCGCAGTCCCTCATAATTTCTATAGTGGTTTTCTTCGCCCGACTGTCGAGCAATACCTTACTCAATATCCAAATGTGCAGCTCAATCTGATTTTGAGCCAGCAACAAGTGGTGCCTCAAACCGACCGTGATTTGTTGATCACGTTTCAAATTTCCGACATGGACGGCATGATCGCTCGACCATTGTTTAAAGCGAAACATGGCTTTTTTGCAAGCCAAGCCTATTTAGATTCGCGTGGACCGATCGTTAAACCAGAGGATCTTGAACATCAAGACTGGATTAACGTTGATGATGTGTTTGATATGCCGCTCTACAAAGCGGGTCATCTGGAACAGATGGTGACGATCAAACCCAAGTTTATTGTGAACGATATTCATGCTGTCGCGGCGGCAGCGCAAAAGGGGCTGGGTATCGCTTCGCTGCCTTTTCGTCATGTGTATCCGGTAATGAATCTGGTTCAAGTGCTCCCTGAGTACCATCGGGGTGATCGCCAAGCGTATTTAGTGTACAAAGAAAGAAAATATCAGCCGAAGGCTTTAACTCTGCTTATTGAGGCGTTAATTAAAAGCGTTCAGTCGTTCCATAGCGATGAGCTGAGTTAA